In Deltaproteobacteria bacterium RBG_16_64_85, one DNA window encodes the following:
- a CDS encoding 3-methyladenine DNA glycosylase translates to MRKLPLAFYDRDTIMVARELLGKYLVHVSGGVERIGGIVEVEAYLGPHDLAAHSSKGLTERTRVMFGPPGHAYVYMVYGMYYCMNVVTEREGHASAVLLRAIEPVKNVEGRTQGPGRLCKAMHIDRRLNQHDLTSEEFYIADLPKTESPGIVKRPRVGVDYAGRWAKRLLRFYIRGNPFVSKQ, encoded by the coding sequence ATGCGAAAACTGCCGCTCGCATTTTATGATCGCGACACCATCATGGTCGCCAGGGAATTGCTCGGGAAATACCTGGTTCATGTGTCGGGAGGCGTGGAGCGCATCGGCGGGATCGTGGAAGTCGAGGCGTATCTGGGGCCTCACGACCTCGCAGCGCATTCATCCAAGGGGCTGACAGAGCGAACGAGAGTCATGTTCGGTCCACCGGGCCACGCTTATGTATACATGGTCTATGGAATGTATTACTGCATGAATGTCGTGACCGAGCGCGAAGGCCATGCGTCCGCAGTGTTGTTGCGGGCGATCGAGCCTGTGAAAAACGTTGAAGGCCGCACCCAGGGCCCCGGCCGGCTGTGCAAAGCAATGCATATCGATAGGCGCCTCAACCAACACGATCTTACCAGCGAGGAATTTTATATTGCCGATCTGCCCAAGACCGAATCTCCGGGGATCGTCAAAAGGCCGCGAGTCGGCGTTGACTACGCCGGGCGTTGGGCGAAGAGGCTCTTGAGGTTT